One part of the Pseudoliparis swirei isolate HS2019 ecotype Mariana Trench chromosome 6, NWPU_hadal_v1, whole genome shotgun sequence genome encodes these proteins:
- the LOC130195670 gene encoding solute carrier family 12 member 3-like, with the protein MIKIEHVGCIGHWGTYFLISRSLGPELGGSIGLIFAFANAVAVAMHTVGFAETVSDLMYENGAVMGDRTNDIRIIGIITVTCLLGISMAGMAWESKAQVLFFLVIMVSFASYIVGTFIPASPQKQAKGFFGYQADIFATNFVPGWRGPEGSFFGMFSIFFPSATGILAGANISGDLKNPTVAIPKGTLMAIFWTTISYLIISATIVASGVIEPLQRKHALEAHAG; encoded by the exons ATGATAAAAATAGAACATGTGGGCTGCATCGGACATT GGGGGACGTACTTTCTGATCAGCCGTAGCCTCGGTCCAGAGCTGGGTGGGTCCATTGGGCTTATCTTTGCCTTTGCCAACGCTGTAGCTGTGGCCATGCACACGGTGGGCTTTGCTGAGACGGTTTCAGACCTCATGTAT GAAAATGGAGCTGTCATGGGGGACCGAACCAACGACATCCGCATTATCGGCATCATTACAGTCACGTGTCTACTCGGCATCTCAATGGCTGGCATGGCATGGGAGTCAAAG GCACAGGTGCTGTTCTTCCTGGTTATCATGGTGTCATTTGCCAGTTACATTGTTGGGACGTTCATTCCGGCTTCCCCACAGAAACAAGCCAAGGGTTTCTTCGGCTACCAAG CTGATATCTTTGCTACCAATTTCGTGCCTGGCTGGCGGGGACCGGAGGGCAGTTTCTttggcatgttctccattttcttCCCCTCCGCCACGGGCATCCTGGCAGGAGCTAACATCTCCGGAGATCTAAA gAATCCAACAGTGGCAATCCCCAAAGGAACGTTAATGGCGATATTCTGGACCACCATTTCTTACCTCATCATCTCTGCCACCATTG tcgcgtctggtgtgatcgagcccttacAGAGGAAACACGCCTTGGAGGCGCACGCGGGGTAA